One Candidatus Nanosynbacter featherlites genomic region harbors:
- the fusA gene encoding elongation factor G: protein MAETNVPLKNFRNIGIIAHIDAGKTTTTEGILYRTGLTHKIGVVKGDGDGATTDWMAQEKERGITITSAAVTCFWKGHKINIIDTPGHIDFTAEVERSLRVLDGAVTVFDGKMGVEAQSETVWRQADKYGVPRICFINKINQTGGDFWKSLESIHNRLSKQAFPIHIPIGFEKTINGVVDLVDMKAYTYTDFSDHELVQGEIPADMLEKCQNARSLLVENAVEADDELMMKFLDQGEEAITIDELKSALRKRVLAGDFFLVTGGDGRGVIVEKVLDLMVDYLPSPLDVDEIWGKNPKTGDEVSRKPDDKEPMSALAFKIATDPFVGKLIFIRVYSGVLNSGSYVLNTTTGDKERIGRIVRMHADKREEIDKIAAGDIAAVVGLKNTGTGNTLTDPAHPIALESIEFPEPPVSIAVEPKSKADQEKMALALQRLAEEDPTFRIHTDEETGQTIMSGMGELHLDILIDRMKREFKVEANIGEPQVAFRESIKGKAEVQGKHAKQSGGRGQYGDVWVRFEPNEAGKGFEFVDEIKGGVVPQEYRPAVMKGIRETLEGGVIAGYPVVDVKATLYDGSYHDVDSSELAFSLAGSLAAREGIKQATPILLEPVMKVEVTTPEEFMGDIIGDLNSRRGRIDTMEDLMGGAKLVKAFVPLANMFGYTSDIRSMSQGRAASTMELAQYEEVPPNVAQEIIEKRNK, encoded by the coding sequence ATGGCAGAGACGAATGTTCCGCTGAAAAATTTTAGAAATATCGGTATTATCGCCCATATTGACGCCGGTAAAACGACGACAACTGAGGGTATTTTGTACCGCACTGGTTTGACCCACAAAATCGGTGTGGTCAAAGGCGACGGCGACGGCGCTACCACTGACTGGATGGCGCAGGAAAAAGAACGTGGTATCACCATCACCTCGGCAGCGGTGACTTGTTTCTGGAAGGGTCACAAGATCAACATCATCGACACCCCAGGGCACATCGACTTTACCGCCGAGGTGGAGCGTTCACTCCGCGTCCTCGACGGTGCAGTGACGGTGTTTGATGGTAAGATGGGCGTTGAGGCACAGTCTGAGACCGTGTGGCGCCAGGCTGACAAATATGGTGTGCCGCGTATCTGCTTCATCAACAAGATTAACCAAACTGGTGGTGACTTCTGGAAATCTCTGGAATCAATTCACAACCGTTTGAGCAAGCAAGCGTTCCCAATTCACATCCCAATTGGTTTTGAAAAGACTATCAATGGTGTGGTTGACCTCGTCGACATGAAGGCGTACACCTATACTGACTTTTCTGACCATGAGTTGGTGCAGGGTGAAATCCCAGCTGACATGCTGGAGAAATGCCAAAACGCCCGCAGTTTGTTGGTGGAAAATGCCGTTGAAGCTGATGATGAATTGATGATGAAGTTCCTCGACCAGGGCGAAGAGGCTATCACGATTGATGAGCTGAAGTCTGCCTTGCGTAAGCGCGTGCTGGCTGGTGACTTCTTCTTGGTCACTGGTGGTGACGGTCGTGGTGTCATCGTCGAGAAGGTGCTTGACCTGATGGTTGACTACTTACCAAGTCCGTTGGACGTTGACGAAATTTGGGGTAAAAATCCAAAGACTGGCGACGAAGTGAGCCGCAAACCAGACGACAAGGAGCCGATGAGCGCCTTGGCCTTCAAGATTGCGACCGACCCATTTGTTGGTAAATTGATATTCATCCGCGTTTACTCAGGTGTTTTGAACTCTGGTAGCTACGTCCTGAATACCACGACTGGCGACAAAGAGCGCATTGGTCGTATCGTCCGAATGCATGCCGACAAGCGCGAGGAAATCGACAAAATCGCTGCTGGTGACATCGCTGCGGTGGTTGGCTTGAAAAACACTGGTACTGGTAACACCTTGACTGATCCAGCGCACCCAATTGCCCTGGAGAGCATTGAATTCCCAGAGCCACCAGTATCCATCGCCGTTGAGCCAAAGTCAAAGGCCGACCAAGAGAAGATGGCATTGGCCTTGCAACGATTGGCTGAGGAAGACCCAACCTTCCGCATTCACACTGACGAAGAAACTGGCCAGACTATCATGTCTGGAATGGGCGAGCTGCACCTGGACATCTTGATCGACCGCATGAAGCGCGAGTTCAAGGTTGAAGCTAACATTGGTGAACCACAAGTGGCCTTCCGTGAGTCAATCAAGGGTAAAGCTGAGGTTCAGGGTAAGCACGCCAAGCAGTCTGGTGGTCGTGGTCAGTACGGTGACGTCTGGGTACGCTTTGAGCCAAACGAGGCTGGTAAAGGCTTTGAGTTTGTTGACGAAATTAAGGGTGGTGTGGTGCCACAAGAGTATCGCCCAGCTGTCATGAAGGGTATTCGTGAAACCTTGGAAGGTGGTGTTATCGCTGGTTATCCAGTGGTTGACGTCAAAGCAACCCTGTACGATGGTTCATACCACGATGTTGACTCCTCAGAGCTGGCCTTCTCATTGGCAGGTTCGTTGGCAGCCCGCGAAGGTATCAAACAGGCAACGCCAATTCTGCTTGAACCAGTCATGAAAGTTGAAGTCACCACCCCAGAAGAGTTTATGGGCGACATTATCGGTGACCTGAACTCACGTCGTGGTCGCATTGATACCATGGAAGATTTGATGGGCGGCGCCAAGTTGGTCAAGGCCTTCGTGCCACTGGCAAACATGTTTGGCTACACCTCAGACATCCGTTCGATGTCACAGGGTCGCGCTGCGTCAACCATGGAGTTGGCTCAGTACGAGGAGGTTCCACCAAACGTTGCTCAAGAGATAATCGAAAAGCGCAACAAATAA
- the rpsG gene encoding 30S ribosomal protein S7, producing MPRKVTKKLQRELKPDRRYQSVLVQRLINKSMLDGKKLAAERAVYTALETAAKKLDSEDPLAVFEKALKNVSPNFEVKSRRVGGANYQIPFPVQGHRQLHYAFSWLVQSARARSGMPYSQRLALEIVDAYNEAGAAFKKKEDTHKMAEANRAFAHFARG from the coding sequence ATGCCTCGTAAAGTTACCAAAAAACTACAACGTGAACTTAAGCCTGACCGCCGCTACCAAAGCGTGTTGGTGCAGCGCTTGATCAACAAGTCAATGCTGGACGGTAAGAAATTGGCAGCTGAGCGTGCTGTTTACACCGCCCTGGAAACTGCTGCGAAGAAATTGGATTCAGAAGATCCGTTGGCAGTGTTTGAAAAAGCATTGAAAAACGTTAGCCCAAACTTTGAGGTGAAGAGCCGCCGCGTCGGTGGTGCGAACTACCAGATTCCGTTCCCAGTTCAGGGACACCGGCAGCTACACTACGCGTTTAGCTGGCTGGTACAATCAGCTCGCGCTCGTAGCGGTATGCCATACTCACAGCGTTTGGCATTGGAAATCGTTGACGCTTACAACGAAGCCGGTGCTGCTTTCAAGAAGAAGGAGGACACTCACAAGATGGCCGAAGCCAACCGCGCCTTTGCGCACTTTGCTCGCGGCTAA